From the genome of Lutzomyia longipalpis isolate SR_M1_2022 chromosome 2, ASM2433408v1, one region includes:
- the LOC129790614 gene encoding uncharacterized protein LOC129790614 isoform X1, with protein sequence MISTKYDSVRKIWSGADDPSALFHENVTIGRAVLYLLNLNPAKICQVSADDGSTRTNGEIYQATLNIALNLQKRGCSKGDVVGFVCRNSHNLTPAFLAAQFLGAPTNAVDVAFSKDEIAHMFKTTGPKFVFCDDDVARTVQKALLEIGSSATIIVLGQKMGNFTHIDDLLDDKGNQMEIMKLLLYPPEVDKKSCSAIICSSGTTGPAKGVAISHESLQLMFCRPVMSSFVEPNDSMFCFSSLYWLSGYTAMFMSLFIGIQRVITTKPFSPEWLIAVVNDYKVAVLMTAPAHAAQLVNSPALKKDSLEGLKTYMCGGSLVSKELSDKIRPYVSNGMFTVGYGMTEAGGISAQFLPSSKVSVGNLAAGCLAKIIDEDGKQLGLGESGEICVKTRTQFLGYYNNPKATKETLDKDGWIHTGDLGYFDDDGLLFISGRKKEILKYNNFHVTPSEIEEILESHPGISQAAVVGIPDPVYTDLPAAVVVRRNGTSVTEEELSKLVEKSVPDYKKLRGGVYFVDNFPMTPSGKIRKPKVKELAISLYNAKQAHKL encoded by the exons ATGATCTCAACTAAATACGAtagtgtgagaaaaatttggaGTGGAGCTGATGATCCGAGTGCACTCTTCCATGAAAACGTTACAATTGGTCGTGCTGTGCTGTACTTGCTGAATTTGAATCCTGCAAAAATCTGCCAGGTTAGTGCTGACGATGGGAGTACGCGGACAAATGGGGAGATCTACCAGGCAACGCTCAATATTGCTCTTAATCTTCAAAAACGTGGATGCTCCAAAGGGGATGTGGTTGGCTTCGTGTGCAGGAATAGTCACAACCTCACGCCTGCATTCCTTGCGGCACAATTCTTGGGAGCTCCCACAAATGCTGTGGATGTGGCTTTCTCCAAAG ATGAAATTGCTCACATGTTCAAGACAACTGGGCCAAAATTTGTCTTTTGCGACGATGATGTTGCACGAACAGTCCAAAAAGCACTTCTTGAGATTGGAAGTAGCGCCACAATTATCGTTTTGGGACAAAAAATGGGCAACTTCACCCACATTGATGATCTCTTGGATGATAAGGGCAATCAAATGGAGATCAT GAAGTTGCTACTTTATCCACCAGAAGTCGATAAGAAATCATGTTCAGCTATTATCTGTTCATCAGGAACAACAGGCCCGGCCAAGGGTGTTGCAATATCACACGAATCACTGCAACTAATGTTCTGTCGTCCAGTAATGAGTTCATTTGTGGAGCCCAACGACTCAATGTTTTGCTTCAGTTCACTCTACTGGCTTTCTGGCTACACAGCAATGTTTATGAGTCTTTTCATAGGAATTCAGAGAGTTATCACAACAAAACCCTTTTCTCCAGAATGGCTGATTGCCGTTGTAAATGATTACAAAGTAGCCGTTTTAATGACCGCACCTGCTCATGCAGCTCAGCTTGTAAATTCTCCTGCACTTAAGAAGGATTCCCTTGAAGGACTTAAAACCTACATGTGTGGGGGAAGTTTAGTCAGTAAGGAGCTTTCGGATAAAATTCGACCATACGTTAGCAATGGAATGTTCACCGTTGGTTATGGTATGACTGAAGCTGGAGGAATATCCGCACAATTTCTGCCATCTTCCAAAGTTTCTGTTGGGAATTTAGCTGCAGGGTGTTTGGCGAAAATTATCGACGAGGACGGGAAACAACTTGGTCTTGGGGAATCTGGGGAGATTTGTGTTAAAACCAGAACTCAATTCTTG GGCTACTACAATAACCCTAAAGCAACGAAGGAAACTCTGGACAAAGACGGATGGATCCATACGGGAGATCTGGGGTACTTTGACGATGATGGTTTACTCTTTATAAGTGGacgcaaaaaggaaattctaaaGTACAACAACTTCCATGTGACTCCATcggaaattgaagaaattctcgAATCCCATCCAGGTATATCGCAAGCAGCCGTCGTGGGGATTCCAGACCCGGTCTATACGGATCTCCCAGCTGCAGTTGTTGTCCGGAGGAATGGTACTTCCGTCACAGAGGAAGAGCTCTCAAAGTTGGTTGAGAAGAGTGTTCCGGATTACAAAAAACTCCGCGGTGGAGTTTACTTCGTTGATAACTTCCCAATGACACCATCAGGGAAGATAAGGAAGCCAAAAGTTAAGGAATTAGCTATTAGTCTATATAATGCTAAGCAAgcacataaattgtaa
- the LOC129790614 gene encoding uncharacterized protein LOC129790614 isoform X4, with amino-acid sequence MISTKYDSVRKIWSGADDPSALFHENVTIGRAVLYLLNLNPAKICQVSADDGSTRTNGEIYQATLNIALNLQKRGCSKGDVVGFVCRNSHNLTPAFLAAQFLGAPTNAVDVAFSKDEIAHMFKTTGPKFVFCDDDVARTVQKALLEIGSSATIIVLGQKMGNFTHIDDLLDDKGNETEIKKLLLYPPEVDKKSCSAIICSSGTTGPAKGVAISHESLQLMFCRPVMSSFVEPNDSTFCFFSLNWFSGYMSMFMSFFLGIQRIITAKPFSPEWLIAVVNNYKVALLLTTPANAAQLVNSPALKKDSLEGLKGYVCCGSSMSKELLDKILSYVSNGMFTVGYGMTEVGGISSQFLSSSKASVGNLTAGCVAKIIDKDGKQLGPGESGEIYVKTRTQFMGYYNNPKATKETLDKEGWIHTGDLGYFDEDGLLFISGRKKEILKYNGFHVTPSEIEEILESHPGVSQAAVVGIPDPVCMELPAAVVVRRNGTSVTEEELSKLVGMSVSDYKKLRGGIYFVDDFPMTPSGKIRKPKVKELAISLYSAKQAHKL; translated from the exons ATGATCTCAACTAAATACGAtagtgtgagaaaaatttggaGTGGAGCTGATGATCCGAGTGCACTCTTCCATGAAAACGTTACAATTGGTCGTGCTGTGCTGTACTTGCTGAATTTGAATCCTGCAAAAATCTGCCAGGTTAGTGCTGACGATGGGAGTACGCGGACAAATGGGGAGATCTACCAGGCAACGCTCAATATTGCTCTTAATCTTCAAAAACGTGGATGCTCCAAAGGGGATGTGGTTGGCTTCGTGTGCAGGAATAGTCACAACCTCACGCCTGCATTCCTTGCGGCACAATTCTTGGGAGCTCCCACAAATGCTGTGGATGTGGCTTTCTCCAAAG ATGAAATTGCTCACATGTTCAAGACAACTGGGCCGAAATTTGTCTTTTGCGACGATGATGTTGCACGAACAGTCCAAAAAGCTCTTCTTGAGATTGGAAGTAGCGCCACAATTATCGTTTTGGGACAAAAAATGGGCAACTTCACCCACATTGATGATCTCTTGGATGATAAGGGCAATGAAACGGAGATCAA GAAGTTGCTACTTTATCCACCAGAAGTCGATAAGAAATCATGTTCAGCTATTATCTGTTCATCAGGAACAACAGGCCCGGCCAAGGGTGTTGCAATATCACACGAATCACTGCAACTAATGTTCTGTCGTCCAGTAATGAGTTCATTTGTAGAGCCCAACGACTCAACGTTTTGCTTCTTTTCACTCAATTGGTTTTCTGGCTACATGTCAATGtttatgagctttttcttGGGAATACAGAGAATTATCACAGCTAAACCCTTTTCTCCAGAATGGCTGATTGCCGTTGTAAATAATTACAAAGTAGCCCTATTACTGACCACACCTGCTAATGCAGCTCAGCTTGTAAATTCTCCAGCCCTTAAGAAGGATTCCCTTGAAGGACTTAAGGGCTACGTATGTTGCGGAAGTTCAATGAGCAAGGAGCTTTTGGATAAAATTCTATCATACGTTAGCAATGGAATGTTCACCGTTGGCTATGGTATGACTGAAGTTGGAGGAATATCTTCACAATTTCTGTCATCTTCCAAAGCTTCTGTTGGGAATTTAACTGCAGGATGTGTGGCGAAAATTATCGATAAGGACGGGAAACAACTTGGTCCTGGGGAATCTGgtgaaatttatgttaaaaccAGAACTCAATTCATg GGCTACTACAATAACCCAAAAGCAACGAAGGAAACTCTGGACAAAGAAGGATGGATCCATACGGGAGATCTGGGGTACTTTGACGAAGACGGTTTACTCTTTATAAGTGGACGCAAAAAGGAGATTCTAAAGTACAACGGTTTCCATGTGACTCCAtcggaaattgaggaaattctcGAATCCCATCCAGGTGTATCGCAAGCTGCCGTCGTGGGAATTCCAGACCCGGTCTGTATGGAACTCCCAGCTGCAGTTGTGGTCCGGAGGAATGGTACTTCCGTCACAGAGGAAGAGCTCTCAAAGTTGGTTGGGATGAGTGTTTCAGATTACAAAAAACTCCGCGGTGGGATTTACTTTGTGGATGATTTCCCGATGACACCATCAGGGAAGATAAGGAAGCCAAAAGTTAAGGAATTAGCTATTAGTCTATATAGTGCTAAGCAAgcacataaattgtaa
- the LOC129790617 gene encoding uncharacterized protein LOC129790617, whose product MNDLFSKTVFDEKSLTWRGGECPTLFNPRISVGTAAWFILNQNPDFVAQISDNSGVRKTNREIRDAMLRIAVNLGKIGCSKGDVVGFLSSNNEDVAPAVLATLLLAAQVNALDPAFGKDEIAHMFGITRPKFIFCESDKIPVLKEALLSLDLNAKIITFGEKVQGFLHIGDLLNDPGSYKHYDFPEIDEKTCAIIICSSGTTGMPKGVCVPHRTLLYLAAYGIVAEPQKPLSILCFSSLYWYTGILTLLTGTIQGITRIITSDPYTPDLFYNMILKHRPNLLFTGPVQLTGILNHPLLDESTMDSIKHFVVTGSGIPEPLWKEAKKFLRNGDIYCGYGMSEVGWISREPKKALRQSVGFLVAGVQMKIVDEVSNKLGIGQQGEICMKFKDSILGYYNNPEATANMLDEDGWIHSGDLGYFDEDNLLHVVGRKKDILKYNNFHVPPIELENIILTHPDVLQAVVVGVPHPISRDLPAAVVVRKKGSLVTEKDIKSMIEKSLSDPKHLRGGVYFVDSLPLTPSGKIKRIIVKDIATKLYNERIL is encoded by the exons ATGAATGATCTCTTTAGTAAAACCGTGTTTGACGAAAAGTCTCTAACATGGAGAGGAGGAGAGTGTCCTACGCTATTTAATCCAAGGATATCCGTGGGAACAGCTGCATGGTTCATCCTCAATCAGAATCCCGATTTTGTGGCTCAGATCAGTGACAATAGTGGTGTAAGGAAGACAAACCGCGAGATTCGTGATGCTATGTTGAGGATTGCAGTGAATTTGGGCAAGATTGGATGCTCAAAGGGGGATGTTGTTGGTTTCCTCTCCAGCAATAATGAAGATGTTGCTCCAGCTGTTCTTGCCACCCTTCTTCTTGCAGCACAAGTTAATGCTCTTGATCCTGCATTTGGCAAAG atGAGATCGCCCACATGTTCGGAATAACGCgtcctaaatttattttctgtgaaagTGATAAAATTCCCGTCTTAAAAGAAGCGCTTCTAAGCTTGGATCTCAATGCTAAGATCATTACTTTTGGTGAGAAAGTTCAAGGATTTCTGCATATTGGGGATTTACTGAATGATCCTGGGAGCTACAAACATTACGa CTTTCCAGAGATTGATGAAAAAACATGCGCCATCATAATATGCTCTTCCGGTACAACAGGAATGCCAAAGGGTGTTTGTGTACCACACAGAACTCTTCTCTATCTGGCCGCCTATGGCATTGTGGCTGAACCGCAGAAGCCTCTGTCAATTCTCTGCTTCAGCTCCTTGTACTGGTATACTGGAATCTTAACCCTCCTCACTGGAACCATTCAGGGAATCACACGAATCATTACAAGTGATCCCTACACTCCGGATTTATTCTACAACATGATTCTGAAGCATCGACCCAATCTCCTGTTCACAGGACCTGTTCAACTGACTGGGATCTTAAACCATCCTCTTCTAGATGAAAGTACAATGGATTCTATcaa ACACTTTGTTGTTACCGGAAGTGGTATCCCAGAACCACTCTGGAAGGAAGCTAAGAAATTTCTGAGAAATGGAGACATTTACTGTGGCTATGGGATGTCGGAAGTTGGATGGATTTCCCGTGAACCAAAAAAAGCTTTGCGCCAATCCGTGGGTTTTCTTGTTGCGGGTGTTCAGATGAAGATCGTGGATGAGGTTTCCAATAAACTCGGAATAGGACAACAGGGAGAGATTTGTATGAAGTTCAAGGATTCGATTTTG GGATACTACAACAACCCGGAAGCTACAGCAAATATGCTGGATGAAGATGGTTGGATCCACAGCGGGGATCTTGGCTATTTTGATGAGGACAATCTTCTGCACGTGGTTGGGCgcaaaaaggacattttaaaatacaataacTTTCACGTTCCCCCCATTGAGCTGGAAAATATCATCCTTACGCATCCTGATGTGTTACAAGCAGTTGTTGTGGGAGTTCCTCATCCAATTTCAAGAGATCTCCCCGCGGCAGTTGTTGTGCGCAAGAAAGGATCTTTAGTTACGGAAAAGGACATCAAAAGCATgattgagaaaagtttaagTGATCCTAAACACCTCCGTGGGGGAGTCTATTTTGTGGATAGTCTCCCATTGACTCCTTCGGGAAAGATTAAAAGGATAATTGTTAAGGATATCGcaacaaa
- the LOC129790614 gene encoding uncharacterized protein LOC129790614 isoform X2: MISTKYDSVRKIWSGADDPSALFHENVTIGRAVLYLLNLNPAKICQVSADDGSTRTNGEIYQATLNIALNLQKRGCSKGDVVGFVCRNSHNLTPAFLAAQFLGAPTNAVDVAFSKDEIAHMFKTTGPKFVFCDDDVARTVQKALLEIGSSATIIVLGQKMGNFTHIDDLLDDKGNQMEIMKLLLYPPEVDKKSCSAIICSSGTTGPAKGVAISHESLQLMFCRPVMSSFVEPNDSMFCFSSLYWLSGYTAMFMSLFIGIQRVITTKPFSPEWLIAVVNDYKVAVLMTAPAHAAQLVNSPALKKDSLEGLKTYMCGGSLVSKELSDKIRPYVSNGMFTVGYGMTEAGGISAQFLPSSKVSVGNLAAGCLAKIIDEDGKQLGLGESGEICVKTRTQFLGYYNNPKATKETLDKEGWIHTGDLGYFDEDGLLFISGRKKEILKYNGFHVTPSEIEEILESHPGVSQAAVVGIPDPVCMELPAAVVVRRNGTSVTEEELSKLVGMSVSDYKKLRGGIYFVDDFPMTPSGKIRKPKVKELAISLYSAKQAHKL, from the exons ATGATCTCAACTAAATACGAtagtgtgagaaaaatttggaGTGGAGCTGATGATCCGAGTGCACTCTTCCATGAAAACGTTACAATTGGTCGTGCTGTGCTGTACTTGCTGAATTTGAATCCTGCAAAAATCTGCCAGGTTAGTGCTGACGATGGGAGTACGCGGACAAATGGGGAGATCTACCAGGCAACGCTCAATATTGCTCTTAATCTTCAAAAACGTGGATGCTCCAAAGGGGATGTGGTTGGCTTCGTGTGCAGGAATAGTCACAACCTCACGCCTGCATTCCTTGCGGCACAATTCTTGGGAGCTCCCACAAATGCTGTGGATGTGGCTTTCTCCAAAG ATGAAATTGCTCACATGTTCAAGACAACTGGGCCAAAATTTGTCTTTTGCGACGATGATGTTGCACGAACAGTCCAAAAAGCACTTCTTGAGATTGGAAGTAGCGCCACAATTATCGTTTTGGGACAAAAAATGGGCAACTTCACCCACATTGATGATCTCTTGGATGATAAGGGCAATCAAATGGAGATCAT GAAGTTGCTACTTTATCCACCAGAAGTCGATAAGAAATCATGTTCAGCTATTATCTGTTCATCAGGAACAACAGGCCCGGCCAAGGGTGTTGCAATATCACACGAATCACTGCAACTAATGTTCTGTCGTCCAGTAATGAGTTCATTTGTGGAGCCCAACGACTCAATGTTTTGCTTCAGTTCACTCTACTGGCTTTCTGGCTACACAGCAATGTTTATGAGTCTTTTCATAGGAATTCAGAGAGTTATCACAACAAAACCCTTTTCTCCAGAATGGCTGATTGCCGTTGTAAATGATTACAAAGTAGCCGTTTTAATGACCGCACCTGCTCATGCAGCTCAGCTTGTAAATTCTCCTGCACTTAAGAAGGATTCCCTTGAAGGACTTAAAACCTACATGTGTGGGGGAAGTTTAGTCAGTAAGGAGCTTTCGGATAAAATTCGACCATACGTTAGCAATGGAATGTTCACCGTTGGTTATGGTATGACTGAAGCTGGAGGAATATCCGCACAATTTCTGCCATCTTCCAAAGTTTCTGTTGGGAATTTAGCTGCAGGGTGTTTGGCGAAAATTATCGACGAGGACGGGAAACAACTTGGTCTTGGGGAATCTGGGGAGATTTGTGTTAAAACCAGAACTCAATTCTTG GGCTACTACAATAACCCAAAAGCAACGAAGGAAACTCTGGACAAAGAAGGATGGATCCATACGGGAGATCTGGGGTACTTTGACGAAGACGGTTTACTCTTTATAAGTGGACGCAAAAAGGAGATTCTAAAGTACAACGGTTTCCATGTGACTCCAtcggaaattgaggaaattctcGAATCCCATCCAGGTGTATCGCAAGCTGCCGTCGTGGGAATTCCAGACCCGGTCTGTATGGAACTCCCAGCTGCAGTTGTGGTCCGGAGGAATGGTACTTCCGTCACAGAGGAAGAGCTCTCAAAGTTGGTTGGGATGAGTGTTTCAGATTACAAAAAACTCCGCGGTGGGATTTACTTTGTGGATGATTTCCCGATGACACCATCAGGGAAGATAAGGAAGCCAAAAGTTAAGGAATTAGCTATTAGTCTATATAGTGCTAAGCAAgcacataaattgtaa
- the LOC129790627 gene encoding geminin gives MSANTNKIFIQVESDEVQQENLKNSRRTFKVLQKNAKDKENLVGRPIVPSGKEGLAKQKADFDEDKVAQKKRKQTTTSQHVQTDSEESCDQQITETDLTTTAGPSHKYWEILAEKRRVALEDALKENESLHDKIASLEAELKVSREMLEETQNLVTILTEMLDEKDDEAPEVDAKPAEDDAEQAGTEKPEEEEAAGE, from the exons atgaGTGCGAATACTAACAAAATCTTTATTCAGGTGGAATCTGATGAGGTGCAGCAG gaaaatctcaaaaacagCCGCCGTACTTTCAAAGTCCTCCAGAAGAATGCCAAAGACAAGGAGAATCTTGTGGGGCGCCCTATTGTCCCGTCCGGAAAGGAGGGACTTGCAAAACAAAAGGC GGACTTTGATGAGGATAAAGTTGCCCAGAAGAAACGGAAACAAACAACTACATCACAGCACGTTCAAACAGATTCCGAGGAGAGCTGCGATCAGCAAATTACAGAGACAGATTTAACCACAACTGCGGGTCCGAGTCACAAATACTGGGAAATTTTGGCGGAGAAACGTCGAGTTGCTCTGGAGGATGCGCTCAAGGAAAATGAGTCCCTTCACGATAAAATAGCTTCCTTGGAGGCTGAATTGAAAGTCTCACGGGAAATGCTGGAGGAGACACAGAACCTCGTGACCATTCTGACGGAAATGCTCGATGAGAAGGATGATGAGGCACCTGAGGTGGATGCTAAGCCGGCGGAGGATGATGCTGAACAAGCTGGAACAGAGAAGCCGGAAGAGGAGGAAGCAGCTGGGGAGTGA
- the LOC129790614 gene encoding uncharacterized protein LOC129790614 isoform X3: MNATKYDSVKKIWSGADDPSALFHENVTIGRAVLYLLNLNPAKICQVSADDGSTRTNGEIYQATLNIALNLQKRGCSKGDVVGFVCRNSHNLTPAFLAAQFLGAPTNALDVAFSKDEIAHMFKTTGPKFVFCDDDVARTVQKALLEIGSSATIIVLGQKMGNFTHIDDLLDDKGNETEIKKLLLYPPEVDKKSCSAIICSSGTTGPAKGVAISHESLQLMFCRPVMSSFVEPNDSTFCFFSLNWFSGYMSMFMSFFLGIQRIITAKPFSPEWLIAVVNNYKVALLLTTPANAAQLVNSPALKKDSLEGLKGYVCCGSSMSKELLDKILSYVSNGMFTVGYGMTEVGGISSQFLSSSKASVGNLTAGCVAKIIDKDGKQLGPGESGEIYVKTRTQFMGYYNNPKATKETLDKEGWIHTGDLGYFDEDGLLFISGRKKEILKYNGFHVTPSEIEEILESHPGVSQAAVVGIPDPVCMELPAAVVVRRNGTSVTEEELSKLVGMSVSDYKKLRGGIYFVDDFPMTPSGKIRKPKVKELAISLYSAKQAHKL, from the exons ATGAACGCAACTAAATACGAtagtgtgaaaaaaatttggaGTGGAGCTGATGATCCGAGTGCACTTTTCCATGAAAACGTTACAATTGGACGTGCTGTGCTGTACTTGCTGAATTTGAATCCTGCAAAAATCTGCCAGGTTAGTGCTGATGATGGGAGTACGCGGACAAACGGGGAGATCTACCAGGCAACGCTCAACATTGCTCTTAATCTCCAAAAACGTGGATGCTCCAAAGGGGATGTGGTTGGCTTCGTGTGCAGGAATAGTCACAACCTCACGCCTGCCTTCCTTGCAGCACAATTCCTGGGAGCTCCCACAAATGCTCTGGATGTAGCTTTCTCCAAAG ATGAAATTGCTCACATGTTCAAGACAACTGGGCCGAAATTTGTCTTTTGCGACGATGATGTTGCACGAACAGTCCAAAAAGCTCTTCTTGAGATTGGAAGTAGCGCCACAATTATCGTTTTGGGACAAAAAATGGGCAACTTCACCCACATTGATGATCTCTTGGATGATAAGGGCAATGAAACGGAGATCAA GAAGTTGCTACTTTATCCACCAGAAGTCGATAAGAAATCATGTTCAGCTATTATCTGTTCATCAGGAACAACAGGCCCGGCCAAGGGTGTTGCAATATCACACGAATCACTGCAACTAATGTTCTGTCGTCCAGTAATGAGTTCATTTGTAGAGCCCAACGACTCAACGTTTTGCTTCTTTTCACTCAATTGGTTTTCTGGCTACATGTCAATGtttatgagctttttcttGGGAATACAGAGAATTATCACAGCTAAACCCTTTTCTCCAGAATGGCTGATTGCCGTTGTAAATAATTACAAAGTAGCCCTATTACTGACCACACCTGCTAATGCAGCTCAGCTTGTAAATTCTCCAGCCCTTAAGAAGGATTCCCTTGAAGGACTTAAGGGCTACGTATGTTGCGGAAGTTCAATGAGCAAGGAGCTTTTGGATAAAATTCTATCATACGTTAGCAATGGAATGTTCACCGTTGGCTATGGTATGACTGAAGTTGGAGGAATATCTTCACAATTTCTGTCATCTTCCAAAGCTTCTGTTGGGAATTTAACTGCAGGATGTGTGGCGAAAATTATCGATAAGGACGGGAAACAACTTGGTCCTGGGGAATCTGgtgaaatttatgttaaaaccAGAACTCAATTCATg GGCTACTACAATAACCCAAAAGCAACGAAGGAAACTCTGGACAAAGAAGGATGGATCCATACGGGAGATCTGGGGTACTTTGACGAAGACGGTTTACTCTTTATAAGTGGACGCAAAAAGGAGATTCTAAAGTACAACGGTTTCCATGTGACTCCAtcggaaattgaggaaattctcGAATCCCATCCAGGTGTATCGCAAGCTGCCGTCGTGGGAATTCCAGACCCGGTCTGTATGGAACTCCCAGCTGCAGTTGTGGTCCGGAGGAATGGTACTTCCGTCACAGAGGAAGAGCTCTCAAAGTTGGTTGGGATGAGTGTTTCAGATTACAAAAAACTCCGCGGTGGGATTTACTTTGTGGATGATTTCCCGATGACACCATCAGGGAAGATAAGGAAGCCAAAAGTTAAGGAATTAGCTATTAGTCTATATAGTGCTAAGCAAgcacataaattgtaa
- the LOC129790619 gene encoding gamma-aminobutyric acid receptor alpha-like, which produces MIDIGESFMIYERFPEHRMGLGRLVANASAPTKHLNQILINRHRPRQGNPIHHPNIHEYPFIKALPRKRTSADLSKNISMLLENLLKSYSNSQLPTHGEGVPTVVKTNILIRSMGPVSELDMDYSMDCYFRQYWRDKRLSFQGPIKSLSLSISMLSRIWKPDTYFYNGKQSHVHTITVPNKLLRLSQEGDILYSMRLTIKASCPMELKNFPVDRQSCPLILGSYAYTSRQLVYEWLTSDSVDFNPDMTLSQFDLIDFPQSNFTFIRREGEFSVLQVSFNMQRHAGYFLIQVYVPCILIVVLSWVGFWIHREATSDRVGLGITTVLTLSTISLDSRKDLPKVRYATALDWFLLMSFFYCIATLLEFAGVHYFTKVGSGEIPVDEDEWEDIGEPVEKIGGRLSIQVESPQRLLAARRRSSLICPIYNDTTLFRPSSSKVSTMERTTQTDQPKAPKWKQLWLCILGDDKFRRMRQREATRKDRSTRHVNSVSLIDRVARVMFPLSFGMFNLMYWLVYVTYQEDDFPWTTTN; this is translated from the exons ATGATCGACATTGGGGAGtcatttatgatttatgagcGTTTTCCTGAACACCGAATGGGTCTGGGACGTCTAGTTGCAAATGCATCAGCTCCAACAAAGCATCTAAATCAAATTCTTATCAATCG tcaTCGACCACGTCAGGGAAATCCCATTCATCATCCAAACATCCACGAATATCCATTTATCAAGGCACTGCCGCGTAAACGAACATCGGCGGATCTCAGTAAGAACATCTCAATGCTACTGGAGAATCTCCTCAAGAGCTACTCAAATTCCCAGCTGCCAACACACGGGGAGGGTGTGCCAACTGTCGTTAAAACAAATATCCTGATCAGGAGCATGGGACCCGTGTCGGAGCTGGACATGGATTACTCAATGGACTGCTACTTCCGGCAGTACTGGCGCGACAAACGTTTGAGCTTCCAGGGCCCCATTAAGAGTCTCTCACTCAGTATCTCCATGCTGTCGAGAATCTGGAAGCCAGACACCTATTTCTACAATGGCAAGCAATCTCACGTGCACACAATCACGGTACCCAACAAATTGCTGAGGCTCAGCCAAGAGGGGGACATTCTCTACTCCATGAGACTTACAATCAAG GCCTCCTGCCCGATGGAACTGAAGAACTTCCCCGTAGACCGGCAGTCTTGTCCCTTGATTCTCGGTTCGTACGCCTACACATCGCGTCAGCTCGTCTACGAGTGGCTCACGAGCGACAGCGTCGACTTCAATCCGGACATGACGCTCAGTCAGTTCGATCTGATTGACTTCCCCCAGAGCAATTTTACATTCATCCGCCGGGAAGGGGAATTCTCCGTGCTTCAGGTCTCCTTCAATATGCAACGGCATGCTGGGTACTTCCTCATTCAAGTCTATGTCCCGTGCATCCTCATCGTTGTGCTCTCATGGGTTGGTTTCTGGATTCATCGAGAAGCAACGAGTGATCGTGTTGGGCTTGGCATCACGACTGTGCTCACGCTCAGCACAATTAGTCTGGATTCCCGGAAGGACCTACCCAAGGTGCGATATGCCACAGCCCTGGATTGGTTCCTCCTCATGAGCTTCTTCTACTGCATCGCTACACTGTTGGAGTTTGCTGGGGTTCATTACTTCACAAAG GTGGGAAGCGGAGAGATCCCAGTAGATGAGGATGAATGGGAAGACATTGGGGAGCCTGTGGAGAAAATTGGCGGAAGATTGTCTATTCAGGTGGAATCACCGCAGAGACTCCTTGCCGCCAGACGCAGATCTTCCCTCATTTGCCCAATCTACAACGACACCACACTCTTTCGCCCCTCGAGCTCCAAAGTCTCCACAATGGAGCGCACAACACAAACAGATCAACCCAAAGCACCCAAATGGAAGCAACTCTGGCTCTGTATTCTGGGAGACGATAAATTCCGCCGAATGCGACAGAGAGAAGCCACCCGGAAGGATAGATCAACGCGACACGTGAATAGCGTTTCCCTAATTGACAGAGTGGCCAGAGTAATGTTCCCTCTGTCATTTGGGATGTTCAACCTCATGTACTGGCTTGTCTATGTAACCTATCAGGAAGATGACTTTCCCTGGACCACCACAAACTAA